The Motacilla alba alba isolate MOTALB_02 chromosome 3, Motacilla_alba_V1.0_pri, whole genome shotgun sequence DNA window gggCTGTGTAGGTCCTGACCTGTCTGCAGGGTGATAATCATTGACCTACTTGAGATCAGTGCTGAGAGGTGCTTGGTACTTAATTCCTAAAAGTGACCACCAGTGAGTGAACAGCCCTTAGTGCTACCTGCACTTCTTTTCTGTTAGTTGTTTTTTCTGTTCCCAAGAAATCTAAGGCTTTCAAGAGAGCTCAAGACCCAGACTGAGAGCCTGTGTTACCCAATAGCTCTATTCCCACTGAATTGTCTGAAAGGTGCACTCAGCACTAAGTGCTAAGCTTATTTAGGAATCTTTGAACTTGAGAGGAGGGTCTTTAATCCAGTTGTactgccagcacagaaatatGTTCAGAGCAGCCCTTTGGTGCCCTTGAAGCCTCTCCTCTACTGTTTTTCAGCTGAGCAATCACCTTGCAGCCCATCCAGAAAAGCCACTACTGGCTTTTGGCTTGTGGCAAGAACTTGCCAGTATGTGAAGGCGTGTGTTCATCCAGAAGAGATGTGGCTGTGTCCTATTTCAGTGggcattttcaaatgcattttcttttgaagctgaGAGACAAGACAGAGACCTGGTTTTCTTTGCATGGACAAGTCATGGCACTGCCTCCATTCCTTTCCTGAAAAAGAACACCTCTGCATGCCACAGCAGGGAGTGGTGACCATGAGTCTCAGAGGCAGGCAGAGACTCTTTCTCCCACCATCACTGAATAAGCTGATACGGGATGGGTTTGTTTCCATGAGCAGAGGACACTCTTCTACTGCAGTTTTTCCTTTGGTATTGAATCACTCTCAGAACCATCTCATAAACTGCTGACTGTCTTGCTCAAGAGGCCTTTTTTTTGTGAGCCTCTGGGACTCATGGGAACATATGCAAACCCTTCATTTGGTTCTGGCAGCCAGTTGACAGAGGAAAACTTGGAAATCTAACCTTAATTTATGattgatgtattttaaaaaggagtcaaaaagcagattaaaaaggCATTTAGAGTGTATTGGGTTGGAGATATTTCAAAGGTAATCTCCTACCTGTAGGGAGCGTGATTATTTTTCGCGATCTGAAGCTTGCTATCTCATTACCGAGTGACGACAAAAGCCCTTGTTCCTCCTGCAGGCCCCATGTGAGAGCCGTGCAGAGATTagagctctgcaggctgtgctttccagccctgcaggaaccAGCCAAAGGCTGTTATCTTTAGACAAATGCAGATAGCAGGCCTGGATGGGAGGTACTCCGATAAAGTGTAAGGGGCTGCCACAATGGAGATTTTTCTGGGAAGTTCAACCAACCTCTGGAAGCGTGTTCAGAGAATTGCCCTGTGTACACATTAGGAATTGCAAAGTGGAGAAATTGACACATTTAAAGATGCTCTTTCCATTAAGAACACAAGCCCCCAGGTTTATTTTTGTGCCATGAAAACTACTCTGGGGACATGGCCCACAGTAACACTACCCAGTGATGTTGCCATCCAACTTCCATCTGCCATTTCTGTTGTCCCTGTCTTTATGGGCCCGATCCTACAAATCTTTGCAATGAATTCAATGGGGCATTTTATCTTTCAGTcccacagacacagagctgtcCATATAACTTTCCAGCTGGACAGTGGCCTGGCTGACTGTACTTCACAGGATCTCTGTGCCCATCCAGGTGACAAGAAGCTTTGGCTGGAGGCTACAGAACATTTATTTGAAGGCTTTTCTGCACATATGCACATATTGTAATGGTTACAGTTGTAAAAGTGAAGTTTTCATGTTTGACAACTATATTTTTGAATGGTGAAAGAGAGACGAGGGGTGTCAAGAGAAAGGGCAAGGGATGTAGCAGTTATCTGGAGAAATTAGTAAGCCCGGTATCATAAAAAACTCACCAGTCCTGAGTGAAATTGAATCATAGACAAAAAGGCAGATGAAAACATGTTGGATATTGCTCAAATATCAACCACAAAAGAAGGTGCTAAACCACTGGTTTTCTAGTTATACTGATGGCACACAGTATTACCAAGTTTTGCAATGTTATCATGAGTCTTTTGCTGCTTGGTAAGTTCTTTAATTACCAGCTTGTTTATCTGGTTATTAATGaatttctgctttgtatttttaaaaaagcacctCTGATAGAGCAAGATTGTTGCACCCTGCAGAAACAAATGGACAAAATGCAGCTTTATTTCATGAACCAGGTGCCGTTTATTCATCAGCTgcagaacataattttttttgccaagcctttttttctcctcataaTTGCTTTGTTTCAAGTCCTGATTTCATGAGGTTTGAACTGGCAATAGTGAACAAATGCAGCTTGTTTCTGTTTGGGTGTCTGCAGGTGATTTTGGTGGTGTCCATTCTGGGGCTTcgagcagcctggtctagtggaaggtatccctgtccatggcgggggggttggaatgaaatgatcttcaaggtcccttctagcccaagccattctatgattattTCTCTTGCTACAAGAATGACCCCAACGTCCTGTCAGTGTTGATAGCTCAGCTTGTTGCAAACTGCAGGGATTTTTCCATGCTGGATATTGCTGGCTTGCAGGCAGCCTTTCCAGTCAGCAGACAAGCCCTTTCCATTCGTTATAAGGCAAGCTGTGGATATTCAGGTGCAAAACCTCCTCCTCTCTCAGCCTAACAATTCCATGAGGCATTAAATCTCACTGGAGCTGGCTCCCTCAGCTATATTAAGTCCTGTCTTTCCAAACTTAGGGTTCCTGATGGGACGAGGGAGATATGTTGGTATTTAGGGAGCAGACGGGAAGCGAAGCCGTCTGGGAAGCCTCCTCGGCCCCTGGAAGCGTAGGTGAGGCAACACCAGCGCTGCGGAGGCAGACGTAGGAAATTACTCAAGGTGTTGTGTGCTGGGAACACAACACCGGTAGCTTAAAATGCTCTGcggcttttattttcccttcgCAGTAGAGGGAAATAAGCACAAGAATAACCCACGAGGAGGCAGAGTCTGGAAAAAGCCTCCAACTTCCCGTGCCCGCGCGGGAAAGCAgcatcatcctcctcctcctccttcacctCCGCTTTGCCCCCCCGCTCCCTGGCCCTGTGGAAGCCCTCGGCCAACGCCGCCGGGGCCGGGTGtcccgggcggggcggggcgggccggggctcGGCCCAAAACaccgcccggcccgccccgccccgcggctTTAAAATGGCGGCGGCCGTGAGGGGGAGCTGGCAGAACGCAGCCATGGCGGCCGATAGGGTGTCcgtggtggtgctgctggcgGCGGCCCTGCTCTTCTTCGCCGGCGCCGTGCGGGGCGCCGAGCTCCGCCCGCGGCTGGTGGGTGGCCCGCAGCCTATTGAGGACCCCGAGAACGatgaggggctggagcgggCTCTGCAGTTCGCCATGACGGCGTACAACAGGGCCAGCAACGACATGTACTCCAGCCGGGTGGTGCGGATCATCAGCGCCGAGAGACAGGTGAGCGACCGGGGGGCGGCACTCTCTGTGAGGGGGCTGGCAGTGAGGCCGGCCGGATTCCTTTGGAGAAAGGGCAGAGGGGTAGCCTGGGGGCCTCTGCAACATGTCGGTGTTTTCCCCACAGGAGGAGAATAAAAGTCCTATTTTTATATCTTGGCTTCTTGTAGTCGGAGTGACCTTGAGTGCTGCGCGTTATGGAAGGAGTCAGTGGCTTCCCTGCGCTGCTCATGAGTTAACACGTGCCTCTGTTTATTGCTAAGGAAGCTGCTTTGTGGGACATGTTTActtggattttgtttcctgtttctaAGGAGGTGCCAAGTGCCTCTTTCGTAGAGGTTGCCACATACAATTCCCTCTGTACTTTCACAGTCTGTTTTCCATCATGTAACAGGATCACTGCTTGCTTTCCTGCCAGGCTTCTCTCGGCAGAGAGCCCTTCTCCGTGCACTGTGAGTAAAGTCGCCTCTGCCGACTTGTCTTGTTGCAGATCGTGGCTGGAGTCAAGTACATAATGAAAGTGGAGATTGCCCGGACAACCTGCACAAAGCCAGCAACTGATATCCAGCATTGTGCTTTCCATGAGGAGCCCCAGATGGCCAAGGTAGGCTCCAGGGCACAGCCTGCTGACCCCCACCCTTCCCCGTTTCCAGCCATTTCCCACTGGCTGGCTTCGTAGAGGTGGCTGCGGTCAGTGTCTCCTGTCTGCCTCAGTCGACATCAGAGACCTTATGCTTTTATACTTAACAAGGCAAAGCAGTTTTGCCCTTGCAGAACTTGTCTTGCCAGTTGATGCCAGAGAAGGCAGGGCcttttggtggttttttaagtggggctcaggctggagcagtgcaTGTGTCTCAGACCTGTTAAGAAGTAGTCATGGTCTGGATCAGAAGGGTGTGTGGAGGAAGCTCTGTCAGGCCTACAGGCCTCAGTCCAGGGTCCTCACTCCCCATAGaattctcatctcttctttCCCGTGGTGATGTAAACATACTTGGCATGCTTTCCTGTGGGACTTGTATTGCTGTGAATAGAGCTTTGGGCAAAGCACTGCCCAAAAGAAGCAGATCACCCCATCTCCCTGTGCCCACCAACCAGTTACACAGGCATTTTATAATGAGTCATTGAGCTTTTTGGGTGGGAGCACCAAGCATGTCTGCCTTCATCTGGCCTGAGTTTTTCCAAAGTGCTTCATTCCTTCTGTGGATGGCAGCAACAAGATGTAGGTGCCCTTTGTTCCTGCATGTGGGAGAGGTGTAGCTGCACATAAAAGAAGCACAAAACTGGTGTGTACCATTATGGCAACTGCAGTGATTTGTCACACGTGTTTGAGTATTATCCATGCTGTGGGCTTGTGTTTGAGTATTATCCATGCTGAAAGCTTTCCTGTGTGAGTGGATAAAGGAGATAACCTGATtgtcagcagtgctggctgctgagctTTATTTCTTAGGGTTTATTTAAGAGATGTGACTTGCTCTGAGCGCAAGAGTGCTGCTCCAGAATACTTGTCTGGAGAGGGCAGATGTAGAGAACCACAGGAGTGAAGAACAGTGGTAAATGATGCTGTTTCATGCTCTAATTTTCCTaactacttttttctttctttccttagCACACCATTTGCAACTTTGTAGTGTTGAATGTTCCTTGGAGAAACcaagtggagctgctggagagcaagTGCCAGTGAGCCTACCTAGATTCCAGCAGAGACCAGCAACCATTTGTTCAGATTGAAAAGAAGAAGGCAATAACACAGATGGAGATGGGCTTTATCAATGCCTGTAACTTGGCTACTGATGTATGCTTGTGCTATGCAAATTAAACCATGTAACTTCACTTTTAAAGCACAGTATGATCTCAACTTTCTTCTTTGGAATTACTATTTTAGAGCAGCTGTTTTGGTCTTCTACAGCTTTCCCAATGAATTCACTCCAGTATCAGAATTTTTGTTAAAACCTCTTGGTATCCATGTTAAGTGACTACTGTAAACATAAAAACTTAATTAATAATTGCCATGATGTGTGATTTTCTTTGATCTGCTGTCTTGGAGGGAGGGTTTGTTTTTAGTTGTCACTTATGCTATCCTGCCCTAAGAATGGGATAAGAAGGAATATTGGGTCCTGATCACAGAGGGGACAAGCCATGCTTGCTTGTTCTTTAGCCTGGCCTCTGATTTTGAGTAAAAGATGGAAGCCTTAGCTGTTTTCACTGAAGGAACTCTACTTTGGAGAACTCTTGATCTTGGGGAGATTAGCTGGAGCTGTAATGGTTTTGGGTCCCGGCTGCTGTACTGTTCTGAGGCTGTAAGGAAGAAGGAGGCTCCCTTtgataaaattactttttcaggTAGTAGGGGAAGGTGCCAGGTCGAGAGAGAGTCCTGGGACTGCGTGAAGGTGCTGAGGTGAATAACAGAGGTGCTTGTTTTTTCACAGTCCCAATAAAGTAGGAAATGCTCTATCTTGtgtttttgctttcctgtattttgaagtaaaccttttccttttggtGTGAATCTAACCCATGGATACTGTGAGTGCCGCTCCTTGGGAGTGCATCTTCTGTGGGTTGTTCTTCCTCCCAAGGGAAATGCCACTTCCCATCATCTGCTAGGGTTTGCCAAGCCTGCAGTGAACATTAGGCAACACCTTGGTTCTTGTTGGGAGGATGAGCTGGTTGCCTGACACTAAAGATCTACATCTGGGTTGTGCTCAGATCCAATAGGAATAAatccctctttcccttccttgtcACCCCATTCTCGGTGCTCTGCATGAAGGTGGCCTGGTTTTTCTTGCCAGCCAGGTCAGTGACTCTGCACGTTTCCATCTGCTTACCCTGGAAATCCTGGGTCAGGCTGCTCAGGTGGCCTCAGCTGTCCTTCTCTGTCTCCTCAGTTCAGACATGGTTATTCCCTGGCTTCCATCTACACAAGCACAAGGCAGTGGTGAAGGCATTCCTTCATGCTGTAGGTGAGATTGCCTCTGTTAATCTTCTATCCTCTTGGCTTCAGGGTGGGTAATTGCCCAGGTTTCCTTCAAAGAGAGTCGAGGCTAGAAAGGAAGGTGCAGATAGACATAATGAGGCATTTCCAGCACTCCGGAACAGCTCGTGGAAAAAAGTGGCTGTGCCAGAGAAGACGAGAGTTTGAGTGTTAGGAGCTCCTGAATCTGGAGgtgctgcattttcctgttgAAATGCCAGTGACTAAGGGCATGAATGAATGGCACAGATTACCCCATGCTCACAAACTGCTGAGTGTCAGCCTTGGTGATTATCCCACCTGGAGGAGTGCCAAAAAAAGCCTGACCTAATTTAAACACCTTCCGCTGTGGGCTGTGTTGCTTTGCATTTGCAGCAGGCTAAGAGCATTAGTGGAAGTTCCTCTGCCAAAAGCATTTTGCTTCTCAGGTCTTTTTGcttggctggctggctggcagtGACTGGGCCAGCTGAACACTGAGCcctcatttttcagtttaattctTTGTCTGACTTTTTCAAATGTTGTTGTCAGATGTGAATAGGTGACCAGGGAAGTGCTTGTTTCATGTCTTTGCTGTGCTTGGATCTCATACATCAATTCTGGGGACCTTCTTCCTGAAACTTAGTAGGGTAGAACTCAAGGCTTTTTTCTGGCTCTGGTTCTCAGGGACAGATTTAGGGCCAGCCATGTGAGAAGTGTAGCTCTCCTTAGCAGTGCCTGCCCTTGCAGATGTGTGCTCACATGGACTTgtggctcccagctcctgggtcATTGTTCTCTGcttgtgctgctccctgggtcGTTGCCCTACAGGGTTTTTCTGTATCTTGTAATGGTATCAGCACTCCTTCCAGGTATGGACACTTCCCTCTGCACACAGCTGAAATGGCAATTTCCTGCAATTATGGAAGGAAATGACCATGTGAGGATTTGGATCACCCTGCAGCCCTCAGTCTGAGCCACCCAGTGGTGTTGCTGATGTGAGTGCACTCAGGATGGATGCCTTAGCCTAAGGCATGGAGACCTCTCAGTGAGTGTTTAAAGATGCTTGGTTGTTTGTGTTCATTGTTAACATGCAATGCCTTAGAATCCCTAGCGTGGATCCCTCAGAAGGTCAAATTTACCAATCAAATACACATCCAGCTTTGAATCATGGGTGCTTTGTCTCTTGACACAGGAGAGGGAAGACTTCACGTCCCTTTCCTTGTGGGATGCCATGGTCACCTGCAGATCATTTCTGCAGGGTTGAGTGGGAAAGTGTCCTAAATTGGATCTCTGCTGGCAATGCTGAGACTCCATGGGTCTTGCCACTCAGCTTTAGTGACCTGCAGATGAGAAGGGGAGAGGACAGGTGCCTGTTTCTCCTTTCTGGGCAGCATTGTCCCAGCTTGGGAGGtaaggatgaggaggaggactCTTTGTGAGTGAGAAGAGCAGCAAACCTGCAGGCTCCATGGTGCAAATCCCTTCTGAGTGTCTCCCTGCTGACCCTCTGACATGAGTCATGACTCACTGGGATAGCAGACCCTGGGGCAGGACTCGGGGCTTGAGGTGACACAAGCTAAAGCCTCTCCTCTGTATCATCACTCACTCACCGGGCATTGCCCAACCTCCCTTGAGCTGGTGGGCTCCTGCTGGTAGGACTttgcagcagggaagaaaaggagaagctCAGCTGGTCATCCCTGTGATAAGCTGGGGCATGTGCTGGACCCTATTTTTAAGCTTTCTGGAGGCAGATGTGggtgtgtgtgagcacagggCTGATGATGGGGAAAACTTTTCCCTGTTTCCAGCTGGAGAAGATCTCCCAGTGGCTCATGATGTCCTCACTGTACCGTGCCTTGCAGGGAGGCACTGTCCTCTCTTCCCCACGAGCTGAGAAACGTCATACCTTGTGCCCTGCCAACTCCACCACTTTTCAGCATCCAGCTGTAGAAGAAATTTGGATTGAGACCAGGTCAGGGAATGGATTTCATATCTCGAGTATAAAAGTTAGCAAAAGAAGAGTTGTTTCAGTGAAATAGTGATGCTTACACTACGCATGCCCCTCTCCCTTGTCCTAGGTGGTGTCTCCATCTGTAGAGGTGagtagtggggttttttcccttcttgtgGGGCCAAGGCCTGGCATCCCTGGAGGGAAATTACCATCTCCAAGTGCCAGGACTGGCTAAAAGCAGGAGGAAGCTAGAGAAAAGATTGGCTGGGCTTTAAGGGTGACTTTGGTTCGCAAATGCAGCTGTGCAGTTCTGAGCACGTCCAGAGCCAGTGGGACAGGTGCTCTTCAGACACCATGTTGCAGCTCCCTTGGGTGACATTGGACGTACTGCTCCATCTGGGCAGAATCACAGCTTGGTGAGCTTGGAGATCCCAGAGCTGGTTCCACAAGGGGTATGTGGGAACTTTTCAGGAACAGGCTTCTCTCAAGACAAGCCATGAcctataaaatgaaattagttTTGGGCCTCTGAgcatggctgggctgggctgggcaggttGGCTAATTACACTGACCTTCCCTTGGTAAAACCCATGGGACTGGTTAAGATGACTACAGATTTTTAATTACCTGCTTTTCCTTGCTGAACAGCAGGTCTTTTTACTGCTTTCTGTGTTAGCCAGATAACATagatggaaatgtttttcctatttaatCTGACATTTTCAGTGTCTGCTGCACACCCCAGATGGTTCAGTGGAAATGATTTCTTCTGTGAGATGTTGAAAGAATAATGAAACATGATGTTTCTACAGCTCTGACACGCTTTTTGCCCAGCTGCTTGCATGAACAAAACTGTCTGGGATCTCAGTTTGATAGGAAATAGGAGAACTGACAAGAAACTTATTTGCTCTGTGATCTTGTAAACTACTTTCCAAATGTAGGAAATGCTTCTTGCAGATGCTTGTGCTAGGAAAGCAAGGAATTCAGATATTAGAGGACAAGGGGTCTGGAAGGTCAGATTCACCAGGGAGGATACCTGCCGTAAACTAAATTTTTCACCTGGTCACAGAGAGTGTCAGCTCAGTGCTAACTGCAGAGCTTCTTAGCTGATAATGGGAGGAGAGGTGGGAGGGAAAAATGCCTGACAGGTTTTCAGGTGCTCCACCGAGCATCCTCCATCTATCAGCAGAGCCAGTTCGATTGGGAAGTAGTGAGAGTGAGCAGTGAGTGTGAAATTAAACATTGGCCCCAGACTGACATGTTTTGGTCACATTCCACTGGACTTGGTCTGAAATACTACAAAGGCAAGCAAGGTTTATGTAtttagtttgattttaaaaatttttatttttatagacaATGTTGAAGGAAACCCTACCATTGGGGAAGATGCTGTATGATGGCATCTGAAACCAGCACTTAGGCTGCAGATGTGACCAGATGTCCCTCtgggctgctcttccctggaCTTAATCATTAGTATCTGCATTTTACTGAGGCATTTGTATTATCTTGTGGAAGATACAGTTCCTGGAAGGTAGATGTCTGACAATCCCACTTGTGCCTCCCAGgactggaagagagaaaaaggcactgctgctgcacacgGTATTGCtagcagggaagagcagggcaAGCAACGGTGTTGGATGAATTTCCGTGGTCCCTGGATCCCCCAGAGAGCAGGGACTACGTCAAGCCTTCCTTTCTCAACTCTTGTAGCCTCATACATGTAACATAAAATCTTTCCACAGGGGGTCAGCATCTTCCAGGAGATGCACAGGAAGGGAAGACAGGCCGGTTTCTTACCCTCAGCAAAAGGAAGGCAGCGCCAAGCATCTGCCACAGCCCTGATCCTTATCCCAGCAGGTCCATCTACTTCCCAGTGTCTTCTGGAGGAAGGTCTGATGCAGCCTGCCTGGAGCCTGCTTTGATCACCTAGGCAGAAGGACACTAGAGGGGACTGATGAATGTCTCCTGGTGAGGCAGGGGGACTGAGGGAGGGACTACATCAATCATCCCCTCAGAATCCTGGATGTTCACAACAGACACTCTCTTGCAGATCAGCACCCATTTTCGCAGCTCTTTGCCTGGGTATTTCTACTGCCAACAGACACCTCTCAGTCGTGTCCAGGTGTTATGCAAACTGAAGGAAGTTACTTTAATTTAACCCCATTCTCTTGTCCTGCTTCTGAAGAGAATTGTTTGTTGTAAGTGCGATGAGCAAACCCAAATGTATCTGCCCCTAGGTGGAGGAGTGTTTACAGTGTTCTCTGAGATCACGATAAAGATTGGTTTTGTTGCTATGGGATTTCTATTCTGTaatagaaaatgtgtttttctcaaTAGCTCAGATGTGATGGAAACATTTGGAGAGCTTCTGTCAGTCATGtccctgcaaacagaaacccTGAGGCTGTCTAAGCAAGTGTGGGAATTGGGATATTGAAATATGAGCATCCTTGACCACTAATCCTTTGTACCTGGTAAGTGCCTGGAGAAGCAGTCTAACCCAGGGACTGACAAATTGTATTTGTGGCTGCTACAAATTTTATACAGGTACCAACATAAATGTGTGAAGGGAAGGGCTGTGAACTTTCCTGAGCTCTGCTAAAAATGTTACACTGAAGATATCTCCTTACATTTAGTTCTTTGGGAAAACCAGGATCAGATAGAAAAATACTAACTTATTTTGGTGAAATACTCAGCTATTTTTCAGTATGCTGCCataagaaaagaagcagaatcTGGATGTTAGAACAGATTAAGGGTAGATTAATTTAGTGACTCTTCACATCTCTGGTCTAATTGAAATGCAACCTATTGTGCTTATGTAGAACTTTGCATGGCCTCCCCAAAACCAGCTGCTGACACATGCCCTGCTTGAAAATATTGGAGCTCCTGAACACAGGCACACCCTGCAATGGGCAGGTAAACCAGTGACTCTGCAGACACTGAAACTGCCTTTTTTTGGGTCCCAGAGGCATTTAATACTGGCAAACAAGCACCAAGTGGGAAACTGTCTTTATGCTGCCCCAAATATGTTTCAGGGCCATGTGCAAAGCCAGCAAAAGTTGTACGTGCACTTCTGCTTCTGAAATCAGTGGTTAATGTCCTCCAAACCCTAAGAAATTACTGCCCAAAATTAGATGAGATCTGGAGAATTCAGTTTATGTAAATTCCTGTGACTGTCCCAGGGATTATTAAACCAGAACAAGAGCCTTATTCTAGTTGGCTCCTGGACCCCTCAGTCTATTGACTTGCATAAATCTTGTTTGCTTGGAATTGAAATTAGCTCCCTTAACTGCATCAGCATAAAGCAAGCATCTCATTTTCTGCaagtctttttttaaaggtgGACTGAGATTAAATAGCTGGCAACTCAAGCAGATATAAAAGGCTGTGTTGTGGCAATGCAAATGATGTGATATATGGCATAATTGGGATCCTTgtgcagaagaaatgaaaataaggatggtttgtttttttttttttttttcctcttttgcttgCTGCTTGCTTGCTCACTCCTGGGATGTTGTGCCATCAATTAAGAGCTCATTCCTTATGAAGGTGAAAGTCCCCATTTTGATGCAAGACTGGGAAAACTGCAAATTTTCTCATATCAATTGGTAAAGGTTGGGAAGGTGCAAATATTAATTGGGAGTGCTTGGCTGGGGATGgtcctgcctgtgcccaggTCAGGCATGGCtaaatttcttgttttctgctaACAGCCAGAGTTTAATGAGGTGGATGTGAGTGAAGACAAAGTGTTGAGGAAAGGATGGGGGCTATTGATAGCATGACCAAGTGCCATCTGTGGTGTCTGGGATGTGGTGTTTAGAGGATGTCCCCTCCAAATCCTCCTGTGGGCTCTTCAGAAAACCTTTCTCCTTTTTGGAATCCCCAGAGAGCTCTGCACAAGATCCTCGCTCTTCAGTGCTTGCTTGGGGTGGTGGAAGGCTAAATTTCTTACTTCTCTGGAGGCAAAACAGCTACtcaagagctgctgagcagctaCTGAACAGCAGAAAGTTTGTAGTGATGCTTGTCTTGTTACCAGCTGCATCTCAGTCCTCAGTTACTGGGTTTGGAAAGAAATCTTCAGTAAGAGCACAGACAAACTCATGATTATTATTTCCTACTCTTCaatttaaggagaaaataaCAGTGAGATTGAAGGAAGCCTTTGGTTTTCTGTACTTAATACAGAATGGTTCAATCCTCGGTCAGAGCTGACTCTGTGCTCTGAGGCCATtgccagagcagaggaaaagtcATTTTTTCACACTCAGGTGTGAggtttttgtcctttttatctgtattttttcaccAGCTACCATTTTTTGAGGCTTTTGAGATCTGAGAGAACACTTACTTcactaattttatttaatctcaGGAGTAACTTGACTTTTATCATTAtgtcttatttttaatgagtttaGGGTTATTTTTATAGGTCAGTTTTGCTGGTATGCTCAATTTTTGTTATTATGGAGTACCATAAAATGTGGATAAGACCTTCAGACTGCACCAAAACCTAAtggctttgaaaatgaaagatgtCTACGGATGGTGTCTGGTTCTCCTCTTTGGTTCTCCTGAGCTCCTTTTTCCCTTGCAAGGCAAAACTCAGCACAGGTACCTGCAGCTCCCAAGGCAGAAGCCATCTCTGCATCAAAATAACACCTTGTTTGAAGGGACATCTCAGGCT harbors:
- the LOC119699559 gene encoding cystatin-like, yielding MAAAVRGSWQNAAMAADRVSVVVLLAAALLFFAGAVRGAELRPRLVGGPQPIEDPENDEGLERALQFAMTAYNRASNDMYSSRVVRIISAERQIVAGVKYIMKVEIARTTCTKPATDIQHCAFHEEPQMAKHTICNFVVLNVPWRNQVELLESKCQ